The Rhododendron vialii isolate Sample 1 chromosome 5a, ASM3025357v1 genome contains a region encoding:
- the LOC131325975 gene encoding protein yippee-like: protein MGRPFLIKLEGNLYSCKHCQTHFALSEDILSKSFHCRYGKAYLFNNVVNVNVGEKEERMMMTGMHTVVDIFCVGCGSIVGWKYEAAYEKSQKYKEGKFIIERFKVLGPDGSLYILSPEAQAGGSDVDDP from the exons ATGGGTAGACCTTTTCTGATCAAACTTGAAGGGAACCTATATAGCTGCAAGCACTGCCAGACCCATTTCGCTCTCTCGGAGGACATCCTTTCTAAG TCATTCCACTGCAGGTATGGAAAGGCTTATCTCTTCAATAATGT TGTGAATGTCAATgttggagagaaagaagagaggatGATGATGACTGGAATGCATACCGTCGTTGACATATTCTGTGTTGGATGTGGCTCAATTGTGGGGTGGAAATAT GAGGCTGCTTATGAGAAGAGCCAAAAGTACAAGGAAGGGAAATTCATTATCGAGAG GTTCAAAGTCTTAGGTCCCGATGGAAGCCTCTATATACTCAGCCCCGAAGCTCAGGCGGGTGGAAGCGATGTTGATGATCCTTGA
- the LOC131325977 gene encoding uncharacterized protein LOC131325977 — translation MGTQNLLWGFAKKCFTCGLVALTISDRYASIVPVRGASMSPTFNPRSSSSVGSFDDRVLVEKFCLQKYQFSHGDVVVFCSPSDHKEKHVKRIVALPGDWMSSPYSYDVQRVPEGHCWVEGDNFASSMDSRSFGSIPLGLVQGRVTHIVWPPQRVGKVATRVPQDRLPL, via the exons ATGGGAACCCAAAATCTTCTGTGGGGTTTTGCTAAGAAGTGCTTCACGTGTGGGCTTGTAGCACTTACAATTTCAGATCGTTATGCCAGTATCGTTCCTGTTCGAGGTGCCTCTATGTCTCCCACCTTCAATCCCCGTAGCAGCTCTTCTGTGGGGTCATTTG ATGACAGAGTTTTGGTGGAGAAattttgccttcaaaagtaccaATTTTCTCATGGTGATGTGGTAGTTTTCTG CTCTCCTAGTGACCACAAGGAGAAACACGTAAAGAGAATAGTTGCCTTGCCAGGTGACTGGATGTCAAGTCCATATTCATATGATGTTCAAAGGGTTCCAGAAGGCCACTGTTGGGTTGAGGGAGATAATTTTGCTTCCAGCATGGATTCAAGATCCTTTGGCTCA ATTCCTTTGGGTTTGGTTCAAGGCCGGGTTACCCACATTGTATGGCCTCCCCAGAGAGTTGGGAAAGTGGCGACTAGAGTTCCTCAAGACAGACTTCCCTTGTGA
- the LOC131325978 gene encoding chlorophyll a-b binding protein CP29.2, chloroplastic-like, with translation MDTLQNPTATVSTPQIMSPYYNPKPKITKLTHFNSHYLPHLSSAHSATMATTTSAAATSSFLGTRLPDVKQPNNSGRIRASARIQARFGFGKKKAPPKRSVSKDTDRPLWYPGAKAPEYLDGSLVGDYGFDPFGLGKPAEYLQFDLDSLDQNLSKNSAGDVIGTRFETSDVKSTPFQPYSEVFGLQRFRECELIHGRWAMLATLGALTVEWLTGVTWQDAGKVELIDGSSYLGQPLPFSITTLIWIEVLVIGYIEFQRNAELDPEKRLYPGGSFFDPLGLAADPEKKATLQLAEIKHARLAMVGFLGFAVQAAATGKGPLNNWATHLSDPLHTTIFDTFGFFS, from the exons ATGGATACGCTCCAAAATCCAACGGCCACTGTTTCCACACCCCAGATAATGTCCCCTTACTATAACCCAAAGCCAAAAATCACCAAACTCACACACTTCAATTCCCACTATCTTCCCCACCTCAGTAGCGCACATTCCGCAACCAtggccaccaccacctccgccgccGCCACGTCATCTTTCCTCGGCACACGCCTCCCTGACGTAAAACAACCCAACAACTCGGGCAGGATCCGGGCATCAGCTCGGATACAAGCCCGGTTCGGATTCGGCAAAAAGAAAGCCCCACCAAAGCGGTCCGTATCGAAAGATACAGACCGCCCGCTATGGTATCCTGGGGCCAAGGCCCCAGAGTACCTAGACGGGAGTCTGGTTGGGGATTACGGGTTTGACCCGTTTGGGCTGGGAAAGCCGGCGGAGTACTTGCAGTTTGATTTGGACTCGTTGGACCAGAACTTGTCGAAGAACTCGGCCGGGGATGTCATAGGGACCCGGTTCGAGACTTCGGACGTGAAGTCGACGCCGTTTCAGCCGTACAGCGAGGTGTTTGGGCTCCAGAGGTTCAGGGAGTGTGAGTTGATCCATGGACGGTGGGCCATGTTGGCTACGCTGGGCGCGCTCACCGTCGAGTGGCTCACCGGTGTCACTTGGCAAGACGCTGGAAAG GTGGAGCTAATTGACGGATCATCCTACCTGGGCCAGCCACTTCCATTTTCTATCACCACATTGATCTGGATCGAGGTCCTGGTCATCGGCTACATCGAGTTCCAGAGGAACGCCGAGCTCGACCCGGAAAAGAGGCTGTACCCGGGTGGCAGCTTCTTCGACCCGCTTGGCCTGGCGGCCGACCCGGAGAAGAAGGCCACCCTCCAGCTTGCTGAAATCAAGCACGCCCGCCTAGCCATGGTCGGCTTCCTCGGGTTTGCTGTCCAGGCCGCGGCTACCGGGAAAGGCCCGCTCAACAACTGGGCGACCCATCTGAGTGACCCGCTCCACACTACCATTTTTGACACCTTTGGGTTTTTCTCTTGA